In Clarias gariepinus isolate MV-2021 ecotype Netherlands chromosome 1, CGAR_prim_01v2, whole genome shotgun sequence, one DNA window encodes the following:
- the LOC128531274 gene encoding uncharacterized protein LOC128531274: protein MGFLGGEITVDNRTAYYWTCCIEIQTPWLFSDQYKTFAADPYKKTQQSQTLLIKWGQTIYLRVKYGWCSETECCKDPDLWYIFDPRDDPCFTIRESGDHLEIHMDCNVNYEKKKSTCPNYERIEDDAREKEENRRRDEEQRRQAQIERERKIEEQIKRESELAATKLSRATETLKQNQKLRGHEFHHQTNIMQQPLEAGSDKDEVEEIKKRFMELVLEYQITDDDDSEETLADRIKTLQNGLIVEFCKKHNLSSGCVFSFDTAVGYETLPLHDRLTLLEAVMCLVFEKNEDDHTHKHDRDFLMDLLELLQHDHPSLAFNLLQSILQTDPHMSTQSKETLCQIAFNNTWKLAEITDFMRKVFGKDKEQVHSVLHIAQTYKLEYENVFCALDSPDPPRLIKRYVDKEKDKNADTIISEMHKDHYPENVLTILEDVLRYLEIELRKHTTAVLSPNKIQELKKMVKELDFNNPDRQILKSVVVGMSMAVKMCSVVTVQKGKNKIVIEGYLPRLTQLATLIVFLLPKSQTHTGCLLEIGTGEGKSCILAMLATIHAIRGVKVDIVTSSPVLAYRDLEEWNRLYNMFGITSSAVPPLLNDVSSEELEKLTQEAYRQQIIYSTVGNFAADTLKQEFEKKTTRGDRRFELVLVDEVDYMTLDNGVQITFLSHESSGLQHLEKVLAGIWAKTSACRPIEVGETGDIMWTTRVQNFHTAALISMIGSDTSETFSPLEILLPGIELGFYSEKDFENLKVSINDEGGKEHGTMENEAWKTIMAKTGIEQQYDLLSVLEMGMEHKVAFNCYSYQSETRNAVQFGKQKTKTDQNINMLLLENGKACEILSEDLLVEATISELKSKIKYSKQCSSEKDKYTLVVPSFLEKYLENQLPVFVENALKAIKMTKGREYMIERSLSAQGIDVSEEDQHMYHAIIPVDFQASGMLEKRKRWGEGLQQFLELKHQLSLSPLSNVTNYMSNSHFFKRYLSGKGILGVSGTLGGDVDKNFLARHYKTDSYVIPAHQRQKVTELPAVQVRGGTEQWIQTLSAMVSKVSNRGQVVLVVCEDVNTANELNNKMTAEIKHSVTMYTMSESHNIENQEFNKGHIIITTNLGGRGTDIKVTEEVNHAGGLFVLLTYFPNNRRVEKQVFGRTGRKGTPGMVQLILNHDRLPMAYRGHSIEVMRELREEFELNRIKDMEKEKLAEIEIKEVLFATFCQFLSDFDKHYSTEEKTDLFEVKVKDAPLYFESFQNKMDYHPALNALKESWGMWLMLHTEQINIQNDLTELKKDLMQHLQDTRNKLLQGQSENFYDHIHQALGRIALHIQNKSKCDYGAKFYWERASESDSYYRAAALYNQAYITINMARKGYKREACSLLEEADKALDVYVLEMTNTLSFYYLSVTRDFEPHHSGSCNFQLQMQARMNIFNSWKQNIRKILDLLGSGKGDFITVDLTLYSLSAKEDFVSSNELGLFRNYGLAVVFELKEKPKFSFDALICCFLGVIQVVVGVLMCGLTSGFISSFALALISDGVSDMISGVMGMINGDFYWASWAISKAISMGTSLVCGGFSVFKRSFSSVTSAGNGILSGTKSLQNIAGSALSSGRNLFMSTCTTVKASVPSVFLKNITSKVAKLNLQKASVYALQELAIQGVNTALNKTDATVKKTFKQGFRLTFMKSIRSALQQNKQFVQALLDFISSGIPKAALNKESGYRISNNLEKQIIEYVECNTKNIITSLIINCNQVKKTIQTLSNLWDMAAVFVAHKPYTCIKTLLSTASLSTSIYEMNSSIPTKQTIDTNFVPAFLKSIKEDPIFETYDNDGRDELEDVERLKNELIDLVSEILSQTMVESFSGVATSMFTKTFMKRLNTVTGKVVTNLLGRNETQSFFDNQQHHYNLKSAIECEERPLTEEELNEVRCYANNITDQEKPATALEVHVLTKSDLLQGKGICITVVDDRGELLTEETYLGIDPTAGTIKLMLTKTPQTSPGNQGILTKLKRNLMAEDVPHSGHIDIIHPNGSRETVKSLNQNCLFHAVIQATTNNPKDDVLEKAKELRRKVSDEILLKPYKYVDAVKIQKMFNMTNSSNKFTIQTAPREFDMEQYTKYTKDKTAEKIIEEYKLGKVGDQKGLLDLEKPTTGVVEPQHIPPQSTWTTILHLIKTNPEISSLLNKNNKEMFYLMMKMKHDPSEKMQLCMNTLYSDHRRALSSGHSTESRACRRFLTSTFTSGDTEKALKLSLMMAHPQCSENIWSNLGIHHHYRTCDLELKLKDRNDYYKRGFKDIVKKYSKSDLINHVQSIRLINWVQKDMFLDTSTVEYKEIIHVIKQTQKRTETKKI, encoded by the exons ATGGGGTTCCTGGGAGGAGAAATAACTGTGGACAACCGTACAGCCTACTACTGGACATGCTGTATCGAGATCCAGACACCATGGCTATTTTCTGACCAATACAAAACA TTTGCTGCTGACCCTTACAAAAAGACACAGCAAAGCCAAACACTTTTAATCAAATGGGGCCAAACCATCTACTTACGAGTGAAATATGGATGGTGTTCAGAGACTGAGTGCTGCAAAGATCCAGATCTGTGGTACATATTCGACCCAAGAGATGACCCCTGTTTCACAATTCGAGAGAGTGGAGACCACTTGGAGATTCATATGGACTGCAACGTTAATTACGAGAAGAAAAAATCAACTTGCCCAAATTATG AGAGAATTGAAGATGATGCacgagagaaagaggaaaatcGTAGGCGCGACGAAGAGCAGCGGCGTCAGGCCCAGATTGAACGTGAAAGAAAAATTGAGGAACAGATTAAACGGGAAAGTGAGCTTGCTGCTACGAAGCTTTCACGCGCCACAGAGACACTGAAGCAGAATCAGAAGCTGAGAGGTCATGAGTTTCATCACCAAACTAATATAATGCAACAGCCACTAGAAGCTGGCAGTGATAAAGATGAG GTTGAAGAAATAAAGAAGCGGTTCATGGAACTTGTGTTAGAATATCAGAtcactgatgatgatgactcAGAAGAGACATTAGCAGACAGAATTAAAACTCTGCAAAATGGCCTAATTGTGGAGTTCTGTAAGAAACACAACCTGTCCAGTGGCTGTGTGTTTTCCTTTGACACTGCAGTTGGTTATGAGACTCTGCCTCTACATGATAGACTGACTCTGCTTGAGGCAGTAATGTGTTTAGTTTTTGAGAAGAATGAAGATGaccacacacataaacatgacCGGGACTTCCTCATGGATCTGCTCGAACTGTTGCAACATGACCATCCATCACTTGCTTTTAATCTTTTACAGAGCATCCTTCAAACTGATCCGCATATGTCTACACAGAGTAAAGAAACTCTGTGTCAGATTGCATTTAACAACACATGGAAACTGGCAGAAATAACAGATTTCATGAGGAAGGTTTTTGGCAAAGACAAAGAACAAGTGCACTCAGTACTTCACATTGCACAGACCTACAAACTGGAGTATGAGAATGTCTTCTGTGCTTTGGATTCACCAGATCCCCCCAGATTGATAAAAAGGTATGTTgacaaagagaaagacaaaaatgcTGATACTATCATTAGTGAAATGCACAAAGACCACTACCCTGAGAATGTCCTGACAATACTAGAGGATGTTTTAAGATATCTAGAAATAGAGCTTCGTAAACACACCACAGCTGTTCTCAGTCCAAACAAAATCCAGGAGTTAAAGAAAATGGTAAAAGAACTGGACTTTAACAATCCAGACAGACAAATTCTCAAAAGTGTAGTAGTAGGAATGTCAATGGCAGTAAAAATGTGCTCCGTGGTCACAGTTCAAaagggtaaaaataaaatagtaattgaAGGATATCTTCCCAGATTAACTCAACTTGCAACCTTGATTGTTTTCCTACTCCCAAAGTCACAAACCCATACAGGTTGTCTCCTTGAAATAGGGACAGGTGAAGGGAAATCCTGTATCTTAGCCATGCTTGCTACAATCCATGCCATTCGTGGTGTAAAGGTGGATATTGTGACGAGCTCCCCAGTCCTTGCATATCGTGATTTAGAGGAATGGAACAGACTGTACAACATGTTTGGCATAACATCATCTGCTGTTCCTCCATTACTGAATGATGTCTCGTCTGAAGAACTAGAGAAACTGACTCAGGAAGCATACAGACaacaaattatttacagtactgttgGGAATTTTGCAGCAGATACGCTGAAACAAGagtttgaaaagaaaacaactcgAGGTGACAGAAGGTTTGAACTGGTCCTTGTGGATGAGGTGGACTACATGACCTTGGATAATGGAGTTCAAATAACTTTTCTGTCCCATGAGAGCAGTGGCCTCCAGCATTTGGAGAAGGTCCTTGCAGGCATCTGGGCCAAGACGTCTGCATGTCGACCAATTGAGGTGGGAGAGACAGGAGATATCATGTGGACAACAAGAGTGCAGAATTTTCACACAGCTGCACTGATATCAATGATTGGTTCAGATACAAGTGAGACATTTTCACCACTGGAAATTTTGTTGCCAGGAATTGAACTAGGCTTTTACTCAGAGAAAGACTTTGAAAACTTGAAGGTCTCTATTAATGATGAAGGAGGAAAGGAGCATGGAACTATGGAAAATGAGGCATGGAAGACTATCATGGCCAAAACAGGAATAGAACAACAGTATGACCTGCTCAGTGTTCTTGAGATGGGAATGGAGCACAAGGTGGCATTTAACTGTTATTCATATCAGTCAGAAACTAGGAATGCTGTTCAGTTTGGAAAGCAAAAGACAAAAACTGACCAAAACATCaacatgctgttattggaaaatggAAAAGCTTGTGAGATCTTGTCTGAAGATTTGTTAGTTGAAGCCACTATTAGCGAGTTGAAATCCAAGATTAAATATTCGAAACAATGCAGTTCAGAAAAAGATAAATACACTCTTGTAGTCCcttcttttttagaaaaataccTGGAAAATCAGCTGCCAGTGTTTGTTGAGAATGCACTGAAGGCCATTAAGATGACCAAAGGCAGAGAGTACATGATCGAGAGATCTCTTAGTGCTCAGGGAATAGACGTTAGTGAAGAAGATCAACACATGTACCATGCAATAATCCCAGTAGATTTTCAGGCCAGTGGGATGTTGGAGAAAAGGAAACGGTGGGGTGAGGGACTACAACAGTTTCTGGAGTTGAAACATCAGCTATCTTTATCGCCATTGTCAAATGTGACAAACTACATGTcaaattcacatttctttaaaagataTCTCAGTGGGAAAGGGATACTTGGTGTTTCTGGAACATTGGGGGGAGATGTAGATAAGAATTTCCTCGCAAGGCATTACAAAACCGACAGCTACGTCATACCAGCTCATCAGCGTCAGAAGGTTACTGAGCTGCCAGCAGTCCAGGTGAGGGGAGGTACTGAGCAATGGATCCAAACTCTTTCTGCCATGGTCTCAAAAGTCTCTAACAGAGGACAGGTGGTGTTAGTCGTGTGTGAGGATGTCAATACTGCAAATGAGCTCAATAACAAAATGACAGCCGAAATCAAACATTCAGTCACCATGTACACGATGAGTGAGAGTCACAACATAGAGAACCAGGAGTTCAACAAGGGTCATATCATTATTACCACCAACCTTGGAGGACGAGGGACAGACATTAAGGTTACAGAGGAGGTTAACCACGCCGGCGGTCTCTTTGTATTACTCACCTACTTCCCCAATAATCGCAGAGTTGAGAAACAGGTCTTTGGAAGAACAGGTCGAAAAGGCACACCAGGAATGGTCCAATTAATCCTGAACCATGATCGTCTACCCATGGCCTACAGAGGTCATTCTATTGAAGTCATGAGGGAACTCAGAGAAGAGTTTGAGCTTAATCGAATAAAAGACATGGAGAAGGAAAAACTAGCTGAAATTGAAATAAAGGAAGTGCTGTTCGCTACATTTTGTCAGTTCCTTAGTGACTTCGACAAGCATTACAGTACAGAAGAGAAGACAGACCTCtttgaagtaaaagtaaaagatgCCCCTCTTTATTTTGAGTCCTTTCAGAATAAGATGGACTATCACCCAGCACTGAATGCTTTGAAGGAGTCATGGGGTATGTGGCTGATGCTTCACACAGAACAGATTAACATACAGAATGACCTCACTGAACTGAAAAAAGACCTCATGCAGCATTTGCAGGATACACGTAACAAACTTCTACAAGGTCAAAGTGAAAACTTTTATGATCACATCCATCAGGCTTTAGGACGCATTGCGCTGCATAttcaaaacaaaagtaaatgtGACTATGGAGCAAAATTTTATTGGGAAAGAGCCTCTGAGTCGGACAGCTACTACCGAGCTGCTGCACTATACAATCAGGCCTACATTACCATTAACATGGCTAGAAAAGGCTACAAACGTGAGGCATGTTCCTTACTTGAGGAGGCAGATAAAGCCTTAGATGTTTATGTATTAGAAATGACCAACACACTAAGCTTCTATTACTTATCTGTGACTCGAGACTTTGAACCACATCACAGTGGTAGCTGTAACTTTCAATTACAAATGCAGGCAAGGATGAACATATTTAACTCATGGAAGCAAAATATTAGGAAAATACTTGACCTGCTTGGATCAGGCAAAGGAGACTTCATAACAGTGGACTTGACTCTTTACAGTTTATCAGCTAAAGAGGATTTTGTGTCTTCTAATGAACTTGGTCTCTTTCGTAATTATGGCCTTGCAGTCGTGTTTGAACTGAAGGAAAAGCCCAAGTTCTCATTTGATGCCCTGATTTGTTGTTTTCTCGGTGTGATTCAGGTTGTAGTGGGAGTTTTGATGTGTGGCCTGACATCTGGTTTTATATCTTCATTTGCTCTTGCTTTGATCTCTGATGGTGTGTCTGACATGATCAGTGGAGTCATGGGTATGATAAATGGTGATTTTTATTGGGCATCATGGGCAATATCTAAAGCAATAAGTATGGGAACATCTTTGGTCTGTGGCGGATTCAGTGTTTTCAAAAGATCTTTCTCATCTGTGACAAGTGCAGGAAATGGTATCCTAAGTGGCACTAAATCATTACAAAATATAGCAGGGAGTGCCCTCAGTTCAGGAAGAAACCTGTTCATGTCCACTTGTACGACAGTTAAAGCTTCAGTACCATCAGTTTTCCTGAAGAACATCACATCCAAAGTGGCTAAACTGAACTTACAAAAAGCAAGTGTGTATGCTCTACAGGAATTGGCTATTCAGGGGGTTAACACGGCTTTGAACAAAACTGATGCGAcagttaaaaaaacttttaagcaAGGATTTCGACTTACTTTCATGAAATCTATACGTTCAGCGCTGCAACAGAATAAACAATTTGTTCAAGCACTTTTAGATTTCATCAGTTCAGGAATCCCAAAGGCTGCCTTAAATAAAGAGTCTGGCTACAGGATTAGCAACAACTTGGAGAAGCAAATTATTGAGTATGTTGAGTGTAAtactaaaaatataattacCAGCCTGATAATAAACTGTAACCAAGTCAAAAAGACCATTCAAACACTGTCAAATCTGTGGGACATGGCAGCAGTATTTGTTGCACACAAACCTTATACTTGTATTAAGACACTCTTGAGTACTGCAAGCTTGTCCACCTCCATTTATGAAATGAATTCCTCTATTCCTACCAAACAGACCATTGACACGAACTTTGTTCCTGCATTTTTAAAGTCTATTAAAGAGGATCCAATATTTGAGACATATGATAATGATGGAAGGGACGAACTTGAAGATGTGGAACGTCTTAAAAATGAACTGATTGACTTAGTTTCAGAAATTCTTTCCCAAACCATGGTGGAGAGTTTTTCTGGTGTTGCCACATCCAtgtttacaaaaacatttatgaaaagATTAAACACTGTTACTGGAAAAGTGGTTACTAATTTGCTGGGAAGAAATGAAACTCAAAGTTTCTTTGACAATCAGCAGCATCATTATAATCTGAAATCAGCTATTGAATGTGAGGAAAGGCCTTTGACTGAAGAAGAATTAAATGAGGTCAGGTGTTATGCGAATAATATAACCGATCAAGAAAAGCCAGCAACAGCTTTAGAAGTCCATGTCCTTACAAAGAGTGACTTGTTGCAAGGAAAAGGAATTTGTATAACTGTAGTAGATGACCGAGGAGAACTTCTCACAGAGGAGACTTACCTAGGAATTGACccaacagctggcactatcaAACTCATGCTGACAAAAACACCTCAGACTTCTCCAGG AAATCAAGGAATATTGACTAAGCTGAAACGTAACCTTATGGCTGAAGATGTTCCACACAGTGGCCACATTGATATCATACACCCTAATGGTTCACGAGAAACTGTAAAGTCCTTAAATCAGAACTGTCTTTTTCATGCTGTCATACAAGCAACAACTAACAACCCAAAAGATGATGTGCTAGAGAAAGCTAAAGAGCTCCGTAGGAAAGTCAGTGATGAG ATTCTTTTAAAACCGTATAAGTATGTAGATGCTGTGAAGATTCAGAAAATGTTCAACATGACCAACAGCTCGAATAAATTTACAATCCAAACTGCACCGAGAGAGTTTGATATGGAACAGTACACTAAGTACACAAAAGACAAGACAGCGGAAAAAATTATTGAGGAATACAAACTGGGAAAAGTGGGCGACCAAAAGGG GCTTTTAGACCTTGAGAAGCCCACAACAGGAGTGGTGGAGCCGCAGCACATCCCACCACAAAGCACATGGACTACAATCCTTCACCTCATCAAAACAAACCCTGAGATTTCctctttattaaacaaaaacaacaaagaaatgttCTACCTCATGATGAAAATGAAACACGACCCAAGTGAAAAGATGCAGCTTTGCATGAACACACTGTACTCCGATCACCGCCGTGCACTAAGCAGCGGACACAGCACCGAGTCCAGAGCATGCAG ACGTTTCCTGACAAGCACCTTTACAAGTGGAGATACAGAAAAGGCTTTGAAGCTCTCCTTAATGATGGCCCATCCTCAATGCTCGGAAAACATCTGGAGTAATCTCG GTATACATCATCATTACAGGACATGTGATCTTGAACTTAAATTAAAGGACAGAAATGATTACTACAAGAGAGGATTTAAAGACATAGTGAAAAAGTACAGCAAATCCGATCTGATCAACCACGTCCAAAGCATTCGACTGATAAACTGGGTGCAAAAAGATATGTTCCTGGACACGTCTACAGTGGAGTACAAAGAAATCATTCATGTTATAAAACAGACACAGAAAagaactgaaacaaaaaaaatctga